A region from the Hypanus sabinus isolate sHypSab1 chromosome 22, sHypSab1.hap1, whole genome shotgun sequence genome encodes:
- the LOC132379702 gene encoding interferon-induced protein with tetratricopeptide repeats 1-like: MEELHPRCGKFISFGRKHNTPGDLLKEKLDQLQCHFTWRPQKETIDLDDLMFKLQYSVTLGVKYQAASYNHLAFVNCLQGNFEEAIENLKEAEKILMENHKDEYERRSIITYGNFAWVHYHMGQLTEAQSYLDKLEMICKPLSDGPRYTAMIPEVYGEKGWSLLGSAAEYYEEAKECFAKALEQDPENTESIMGYATALSRLESMSGTPESRDQSQSVKHFRRVLELDPDDAVAMVLLALKLQRLGQNEEANELVEQALQKTSDFPYVLRYSAKYYRQRGFVERAIEFLKKALELTPHSGFLHYQLGLCYRSQLKYIHSRYPRSPEFQQKAELFNLCKYHFKKSFEHRQRSAIKPQLVFADICITSGDYSRAEETYRRLVELVDIRPENMQSICLEAGLFELHQKKSETNAVRLFLKGVKIEYNSEEREKCRTNLEKWADRKLIVNANDSNALGVKAFLYQLDGIKDKATEYFEKALEFDPANEEYVSALSQLHI; encoded by the exons ATGGAGGAGCTGCATCCACGGTGCGGCAAATTCATCTCCTTTGGGAGGAAGCA CAACACTCCGGGAGATTTATTGAAAGAGAAGCTCGATCAGCTGCAGTGTCACTTCACATGGAGGCCACAGAAGGAAACTATTGACTTGGACGATCTGATGTTCAAATTGCAATATTCTGTGACATTGGGTGTAAAATATCAGGCTGCATCATACAATCATCTTGCTTTTGTAAACTGTCTGCAGGGTAATTTTGAAGAAGCCATTGAAAACTTAAAGGAAGCTGAAAAGATTCTGATGGAGAACCACAAAGATGAATATGAAAGAAGAAGCATCATCACCTATGGAAACTTTGCCTGGGTGCATTACCACATGGGACAGCTGACCGAGGCCCAGTCCTATCTCGACAAGCTGGAGATGATCTGTAAACCGCTCAGTGATGGCCCTCGCTATACAGCAATGATACCCGAGGTGTACGGGGAGAAGGGATGGTCATTGTTGGGTTCTGCTGCTGAATACTATGAGGAGGCAAAGGAATGCTTTGCAAAGGCTCTGGAGCAAGATCCTGAAAACACTGAGTCGATAATGGGATATGCAACCGCACTTTCTCGTCTGGAATCAATgtctggaaccccagagagtcgTGATCAGAGTCAGTCAGTGAAGCATTTCCGAAGAGTACTGGAACTTGATCcagatgatgctgtggccatgGTGCTGTTGGCTCTAAAACTGCAGAGGTTAGGGCAAAATGAGGAAGCAAATGAATTAGTTGAACAAGCATTGCAGAAGACATCTGATTTTCCATATGTGCTTCGCTATTCTGCAAAATATTATAGACAAAGGGGATTTGTGGAGAGGGCAATTGAGTTCCTGAAAAAAGCATTAGAATTAACTCCACATTCTGGTTTCTTACACTACCAACTTGGATTGTGCTACAGAAGTCAGCTGAAATACATTCACAGCAGATATCCTCGCAGTCCTGAATTTCAGCAGAAAGCTGAGTTGTTCAATCTATGCAAATATCACTTTAAAAAGTCTTTTGAGCACCGTCAAAGGTCAGCTATTAAACCACAACTGGTCTTTGCAGACATCTGCATAACAAGTGGGGATTATTCCagagcagaggagacttaccgTAGATTGGTGGAGTTAGTGGACATTCGTCCAGAGAATATGCAGAGCATTTGTCTGGAAGCTGGGTTATTTGAACTGCACCAGAAAAAATCTGAAACAAATGCTGTTCGCCTCTTCCTGAAAGGAGTGAAAATTGAATATAACTCAGAAGAACGGGAAAAATGTCGCACAAATTTGGAGAAGTGGGCAGATAGGAAACTTatagttaatgcaaatgacagcAATGCTCTTGGTGTCAAAGCATTTCTGTATCAGCTGGATGGGATCAAGGATAAAGCGACTGAATActttgagaaggccttggagttTGATCCTGCCAATGAGGAATATGTGAGTGCTCTTTCTCAATTACACATCTGA